A single window of Acidobacteriota bacterium DNA harbors:
- a CDS encoding CoA transferase: MVGIGPGPFCAMMLADMGAEVVRVDRPSAKGSKFDVMNRGKRSVALDLKTAEGVETALKLIEKADALVEGFRPGVMERLGLGPEVCLARNPKLIFGRMTGWGQFGPLAAAAGHDINYIALTGVLHAIGRPDAPPVPPLNMIGDFGGGGMMLAFGIVCALLEAQQSGKGQVIDAAMTDGASALMAIIYGRKAAGHWSSKRGVNLLDGGAHFYGSYECADGKFVAIGSIEPQFYALLLEKTGITDPDFQAQMDYQKWPELKIKLAEVIKTKSRNEWCELMEGTDVCFAPVLDLDEAPQHPHNRARQTFVELDGVIQPAPAPRFSRTAAEIQSAPPEVGQHTEEVLRDWGINLA, encoded by the coding sequence ATGGTGGGCATCGGGCCGGGGCCGTTTTGCGCAATGATGCTGGCGGATATGGGCGCGGAAGTCGTTCGCGTGGATCGTCCGAGTGCCAAAGGCTCGAAGTTCGACGTGATGAATCGTGGCAAGCGTTCAGTTGCGCTCGACCTGAAAACGGCGGAAGGCGTGGAAACGGCACTGAAGCTGATCGAAAAAGCCGACGCCTTGGTCGAAGGCTTTCGCCCCGGCGTGATGGAGCGGTTGGGATTGGGGCCGGAAGTTTGTCTGGCGCGGAATCCGAAATTGATCTTCGGACGCATGACCGGCTGGGGACAGTTCGGGCCACTGGCGGCTGCTGCCGGGCACGACATCAACTACATTGCGCTGACCGGCGTTTTACACGCCATTGGCCGACCGGATGCTCCGCCGGTGCCTCCGCTGAACATGATTGGCGATTTTGGCGGTGGAGGCATGATGCTGGCATTTGGAATTGTTTGCGCGCTGCTCGAAGCGCAGCAATCAGGCAAGGGGCAAGTGATTGACGCCGCAATGACCGACGGAGCATCTGCCTTGATGGCAATCATTTACGGGCGCAAAGCCGCCGGTCATTGGAGCAGCAAACGCGGCGTGAATCTTCTGGATGGTGGCGCACACTTTTATGGAAGTTACGAATGCGCCGACGGCAAGTTTGTGGCAATTGGTTCCATCGAACCGCAGTTTTACGCCTTATTGCTGGAAAAGACGGGAATCACCGATCCGGACTTTCAAGCGCAGATGGATTACCAAAAATGGCCGGAACTGAAGATCAAACTTGCCGAAGTCATCAAAACCAAATCGCGTAACGAATGGTGTGAGCTAATGGAAGGAACAGACGTTTGTTTTGCTCCGGTGCTGGATTTGGACGAAGCGCCCCAGCATCCGCACAACCGCGCGCGTCAAACATTTGTCGAACTGGATGGCGTGATCCAGCCTGCGCCCGCTCCGCGATTCAGCCGCACCGCAGCCGAAATCCAATCGGCTCCGCCTGAAGTGGGACAGCATACGGAAGAAGTTTTGCGCGATTGGGGAATCAATCTGGCGTAA
- a CDS encoding enoyl-CoA hydratase/isomerase family protein, which produces MSETITYQVDGDGIATLTIDLKDRPMNVITRQFVEELNTSVEKVVSDPTVKGAILTSGKSSFLAGADLKGFDELFAARNAEELFNNGMRFNAMTRRMETGGKPFVAAINGTALGGGLEICLACHYRVAADVPGSQLGLPEVLVGLFPGGGGVQRLPRLVRAREGLQLIMQGTHLTPQQALEKGVVHKIVPPDQLLAEAKRWLMESPDPVQPWDKKGFKVPGGAGQFDPRFVETFMVGSALMQKETFHNYPAPQAVLSCVYEGLQVPIDAALRITQRYFVKLLLDPVARNMIRTVFVNKGAADKLARRPKGYDKLKVTKLGVLGAGMMGAGLAYVAALAGIEVVLLDRELQYAEKGKAYSQTLLAGRIKKGRTTEEKAAAVLSRIKPTTDYADLAGCELVIEAVFENRDIKADVTRKAEAVISESAIFASNTSTLPITGLAEASRRPAHFIGLHFFSPVDKMPLVEIIRGRQTSDETLAKAMDFVQQIKKTPIVVNDSRGFYTSRFCGAYINEGTTMLLDGVAPALIENGARMAGMPVGPLSLLDEVSIDLSYHIREQTKKDLGEAYKPQSGEAVTTLFFEKLDRLGRKSGKGMYEYPEGGKKFLWLGLAEHFPAADEQPSVEEVKKRLLYAQALDAARCMEENVLTDPADGDVGAMLGLGFPPYTGGPLSLIDTVGVKNFVAECDRMAELYGERFTPPKLLVEMAVKGESFYK; this is translated from the coding sequence ATGAGCGAAACGATTACTTACCAAGTTGACGGCGACGGCATTGCCACGCTGACCATTGATTTGAAAGATCGTCCGATGAACGTCATCACGCGGCAGTTCGTTGAGGAACTGAACACGTCAGTTGAAAAAGTCGTCAGCGACCCGACTGTCAAAGGCGCAATTCTCACTTCGGGCAAATCTTCGTTTCTGGCCGGAGCGGATTTGAAAGGCTTCGATGAACTGTTTGCCGCACGAAACGCCGAAGAACTGTTCAACAACGGCATGCGCTTCAACGCAATGACGCGCAGGATGGAAACCGGCGGCAAACCATTTGTCGCGGCAATCAACGGCACGGCGCTGGGCGGAGGCTTGGAAATCTGTCTGGCGTGTCATTATCGCGTTGCCGCCGATGTGCCCGGCAGCCAGCTTGGTTTGCCCGAAGTGCTGGTCGGATTGTTCCCGGGCGGTGGCGGAGTCCAACGGTTGCCGCGTTTGGTCAGAGCGCGCGAAGGATTGCAATTGATTATGCAGGGTACGCATTTGACTCCGCAGCAGGCGCTGGAAAAAGGCGTCGTTCACAAAATCGTCCCGCCGGATCAATTGCTGGCCGAAGCCAAGCGTTGGTTGATGGAATCGCCCGATCCCGTGCAGCCGTGGGATAAAAAAGGGTTCAAGGTTCCGGGCGGAGCGGGGCAATTCGATCCGCGTTTCGTTGAAACCTTTATGGTCGGTTCGGCGCTGATGCAGAAAGAAACCTTCCACAATTACCCCGCGCCGCAAGCCGTTCTGTCCTGTGTTTACGAAGGCTTGCAGGTTCCGATTGATGCTGCGCTGAGAATCACGCAGCGATATTTTGTCAAGCTGCTGCTTGATCCGGTGGCGCGCAACATGATCCGCACCGTGTTCGTCAACAAAGGCGCGGCGGATAAACTGGCGCGGCGACCGAAAGGGTACGACAAACTGAAAGTCACCAAACTCGGCGTGCTCGGCGCAGGAATGATGGGAGCGGGGCTGGCGTATGTCGCGGCGCTTGCCGGAATTGAAGTTGTGCTGCTCGACCGCGAATTGCAATATGCTGAAAAGGGCAAAGCCTACAGCCAAACCCTGCTCGCCGGACGCATCAAAAAAGGCCGCACGACCGAAGAAAAAGCTGCCGCCGTGTTATCGCGGATCAAACCGACGACGGATTACGCTGACCTTGCCGGATGCGAACTGGTCATCGAAGCCGTCTTTGAAAACCGCGACATCAAAGCCGATGTCACGCGCAAAGCCGAAGCGGTCATTTCTGAATCGGCAATTTTTGCGTCGAATACTTCCACGCTGCCGATTACCGGTTTGGCCGAAGCCAGCCGCCGACCGGCGCACTTCATTGGGCTGCATTTCTTTTCGCCAGTGGACAAAATGCCGCTGGTCGAAATTATCCGCGGGCGTCAAACCTCGGATGAAACGCTGGCCAAAGCGATGGATTTCGTGCAGCAAATCAAAAAGACGCCGATTGTCGTCAACGACAGCCGAGGCTTTTACACCTCGCGGTTTTGCGGCGCGTACATCAACGAAGGCACAACGATGTTGCTGGACGGCGTGGCTCCGGCGCTGATCGAAAACGGAGCGCGTATGGCGGGAATGCCCGTCGGGCCGCTGTCCTTGCTCGACGAAGTCAGCATTGACCTCAGTTACCACATCCGCGAACAGACGAAAAAAGACTTGGGTGAAGCTTACAAACCGCAATCCGGCGAAGCCGTCACCACGTTGTTTTTTGAAAAGCTCGACCGCCTGGGCCGCAAATCCGGCAAAGGCATGTACGAATATCCCGAAGGCGGCAAGAAGTTTTTATGGCTGGGACTGGCAGAACACTTTCCGGCAGCCGACGAACAACCCAGCGTCGAAGAAGTGAAAAAACGATTGCTCTATGCGCAGGCGCTCGACGCCGCTCGATGTATGGAAGAAAACGTGCTGACCGATCCGGCAGACGGTGATGTCGGCGCAATGTTGGGTTTGGGATTTCCGCCATACACCGGCGGCCCGCTTTCATTGATTGACACAGTCGGCGTGAAGAACTTCGTGGCGGAGTGCGACCGAATGGCGGAGTTGTATGGCGAACGGTTTACTCCGCCGAAACTGCTGGTCGAGATGGCTGTGAAAGGCGAGAGCTTTTACAAGTAA
- a CDS encoding acetyl-CoA C-acetyltransferase, with protein sequence MTEAYIYDAVRTPRGRGRVNGSLHEIRPIELATQVLKAIRDRNELDTAYLDDVVFGCVMPVGEQGSDIARIAALNADYAETVPGKQLNRFCASGLEAVNTAAAQVMSGQSDLAIGGGVESMSRVPMGADGGAMVMDPEIASKMYFVPQGISADLVATKYGFSREDVDAYAVESQRRAKHAWDNCYFKKSIVPVKDQIGLTVLDHDELMRPETTMEDLAKLNPSFTVPGEQAGFDAVAIQRYPEVERINHVHHAGNSSGIVDGAAAVLVGSKEIGEKLGLKPRARIRAFASIGSEPTIMLTGPAPATEKALKRAGMSTKDIDLYELNEAFAAVVLRYMQALDIPHDKINVNGGAIAMGHPLGATGAMILGTLLDEMERRGLATGLATLCVGAGMGTATIVELI encoded by the coding sequence ATGACAGAAGCATACATTTACGACGCAGTCCGCACGCCGCGCGGGAGAGGTCGCGTCAATGGCAGCTTGCACGAAATTCGTCCTATCGAATTGGCCACACAGGTATTGAAAGCCATTCGGGATCGCAATGAACTCGACACCGCTTATCTGGACGACGTCGTCTTCGGTTGCGTAATGCCCGTAGGCGAACAAGGTTCCGACATTGCGCGCATTGCCGCGCTGAACGCCGATTACGCCGAAACCGTGCCGGGAAAACAGCTCAACCGGTTTTGCGCTTCCGGATTGGAGGCCGTCAACACGGCCGCGGCGCAGGTGATGTCCGGGCAATCCGATCTGGCCATCGGCGGAGGCGTTGAAAGCATGTCGCGCGTTCCGATGGGAGCCGACGGCGGCGCGATGGTCATGGATCCCGAAATCGCTTCGAAGATGTATTTCGTCCCACAAGGCATCAGTGCAGATTTGGTGGCGACAAAATATGGCTTTTCGCGCGAAGACGTGGACGCGTACGCCGTCGAAAGCCAGCGCCGCGCCAAACACGCCTGGGACAATTGTTACTTCAAAAAATCCATTGTGCCGGTCAAGGATCAAATCGGATTGACCGTGCTTGACCACGACGAACTGATGCGGCCGGAAACGACGATGGAAGATTTGGCCAAGCTGAATCCATCGTTTACCGTTCCGGGCGAACAGGCCGGGTTCGACGCCGTCGCAATTCAGCGTTATCCGGAAGTCGAACGCATCAACCACGTTCACCACGCGGGCAATTCCAGCGGCATCGTTGACGGCGCGGCAGCAGTCTTGGTTGGCAGCAAAGAGATTGGCGAAAAGCTGGGGCTGAAGCCGCGCGCCAGAATCCGTGCGTTTGCTTCGATTGGTTCGGAACCAACGATTATGTTGACTGGCCCGGCTCCGGCGACGGAAAAAGCCTTGAAGCGTGCGGGGATGAGCACAAAAGACATTGACCTGTACGAACTCAACGAAGCCTTTGCCGCCGTTGTGTTGCGGTACATGCAGGCGCTCGACATCCCGCACGACAAAATCAATGTCAACGGCGGAGCCATCGCGATGGGACATCCGCTTGGCGCGACAGGCGCAATGATTCTGGGAACCTTGCTGGATGAAATGGAACGCCGAGGTTTGGCGACTGGCTTGGCGACGTTGTGCGTTGGCGCGGGAATGGGAACGGCAACCATCGTCGAATTGATTTAA
- a CDS encoding multifunctional oxoglutarate decarboxylase/oxoglutarate dehydrogenase thiamine pyrophosphate-binding subunit/dihydrolipoyllysine-residue succinyltransferase subunit — translation MRDSREIANIISNEFGANSTYVEDLLRQFQYNPNSVGEEWGEYFHSLLGGNGAVKVEAQAAAAKAAPAPATTQPASQPAAKSAAQVAPTAETAGERMQIRGPALKIVENMETSLAVPTATSLRQVQIKLLDENRRWINRHLQESGKGKTSYTHFIAWAILKALAKFPQMNDGYEESDGTAYRIKRQDVNLGVAVDVQKKDGSRSLLVPNIKAADKMNFWQFVQSYQDVVIRARDGKLQISDFQGTTISITNPGTIGTSSSSPRLMAGQGAIIATGAIEFPPEYSAMTDAALSQLGISKILSITSTYDHRIIQGAESGMFLAYIHELLLGKHNFYDEIFADLGINYKPLRWSVDINPLLSGVDRERQEIKKQAAIFEWINAYRVRGHLIADIDPLNMINLHEHPELEIETYGLSIWDLDREFYTGGLGGKEYATLREIWSMLIRFYCGKVGTESRHITSKEQKQWIRERIERDPEPVPMEIKKQLLDRLIAAEQFEKFLHTKYLGQKRFSVEGGESIIPVMDQLISGAGERGADEIVLGMAHRGRLTVLANIIGHYMSERIFTAFEGTVHPNFPADEGDVKYHQGALGSREVKGKELKITLSPNPSHLEFVDPVVEGMARAKQDAMQIPREDARAHVWPVLIHGDAAFAGQGIVTETLNLADLKGYRTGGTIHFIINNQIGFTTSPTSSRSSIYSTDIAKMTQLPIFHVNADDVEAAWRVLQIALDFRQKFHKDVVIDLVGFRRHGHNEGDEPSYTQPLMYQRVKEHPGVRELYTQQLIREGALTREEIDQMIETVWRSYETALVSAKEIVAKKKPMTAPPEMKPDMDGSAVLETGVAREALDEVSRSMSVVPQGFTINPKMVSQMSRRARMGSGEIAVDWGFAEGLAFGSLLLEGTSVRLSGQDCGRGTFSQRHAILYDTRTGESWTPLETLAKNTVKFEVFDSSLSEAGVLGYEYGYSVVSRDGLTMWEAQFGDFANGAQVLIDQFISPSEDKWKQTSRLVMLLPHGYEGQGPEHSSARLERYLQLCAEDNMQVCYPTTPAQYFHLLRRQVKQELRKPLAVMTPKSLLRLPAAVSTLEQFTSGGFHPVIGDAVNPANVQRVLLCSGKVYYDLLAEHEKNNSGKIAILRLEQFYPFPLSLLQRWLSSFSHAKQLFWVQEEPQNMGGWNFMRPWLQGLRRTGQELRYVGRLASASPATGSYVVHQLEQQALVNEALSL, via the coding sequence ATGCGAGATAGCAGAGAAATCGCCAACATTATTTCCAACGAGTTCGGCGCCAACTCCACTTACGTCGAAGACCTTCTGCGCCAGTTTCAATACAATCCCAATTCGGTCGGCGAGGAATGGGGCGAGTATTTCCATTCGCTTCTGGGCGGCAACGGAGCCGTAAAAGTCGAAGCTCAGGCCGCGGCAGCCAAAGCTGCGCCTGCGCCCGCAACGACGCAACCCGCCAGCCAACCCGCCGCCAAGTCTGCCGCACAAGTTGCGCCAACTGCTGAAACTGCCGGGGAGCGAATGCAGATTCGCGGCCCTGCGTTGAAAATCGTCGAAAACATGGAAACCAGTTTGGCTGTGCCAACGGCGACTTCATTGCGTCAGGTGCAGATCAAACTGCTGGACGAAAACCGTCGCTGGATCAATCGCCATTTACAGGAATCCGGCAAAGGCAAAACCTCATACACGCACTTCATCGCCTGGGCGATTTTGAAAGCGCTGGCCAAATTCCCCCAGATGAACGACGGGTACGAGGAATCGGACGGCACGGCGTATCGCATCAAACGGCAGGATGTGAACTTAGGTGTAGCCGTTGATGTGCAGAAAAAAGATGGTTCGCGCAGCTTGCTTGTCCCCAACATCAAAGCCGCCGACAAAATGAATTTCTGGCAGTTTGTCCAATCCTATCAAGATGTGGTCATTCGCGCGCGCGACGGCAAGCTTCAAATCAGCGATTTCCAGGGCACAACGATTTCCATTACCAATCCGGGAACCATCGGCACATCATCATCCAGCCCGCGATTGATGGCCGGGCAAGGAGCAATCATTGCTACCGGCGCGATTGAATTTCCACCGGAATATTCGGCGATGACGGACGCGGCGCTGTCGCAACTCGGTATCAGCAAAATCCTCTCTATCACCAGCACCTATGACCATCGCATCATTCAGGGGGCCGAATCGGGAATGTTCCTCGCCTACATTCACGAACTGTTGCTGGGCAAACACAATTTTTACGACGAAATCTTTGCCGACCTGGGCATCAACTACAAACCATTGCGCTGGTCTGTGGACATCAATCCGCTGCTATCGGGCGTTGATCGTGAACGGCAGGAGATCAAAAAACAGGCGGCGATTTTTGAATGGATCAATGCCTATCGCGTGCGCGGTCATCTGATTGCCGACATTGATCCGCTGAACATGATCAACCTGCACGAACATCCCGAATTGGAAATTGAAACCTACGGGCTTTCAATCTGGGATTTGGATCGCGAATTTTACACTGGCGGACTTGGCGGCAAGGAATACGCCACGTTGCGCGAAATCTGGTCCATGCTGATTCGGTTTTACTGCGGCAAAGTCGGAACCGAAAGCCGCCACATCACCAGCAAGGAGCAGAAACAATGGATTCGCGAACGCATCGAACGCGACCCGGAACCGGTTCCGATGGAGATCAAAAAACAATTATTGGATCGGTTGATTGCCGCCGAACAGTTCGAAAAATTCCTGCACACGAAATACCTGGGGCAAAAACGGTTTTCGGTCGAAGGCGGCGAATCCATTATCCCTGTGATGGATCAGTTGATTTCCGGCGCGGGCGAACGCGGAGCCGATGAAATCGTTCTGGGCATGGCGCATCGCGGAAGATTGACTGTGCTGGCCAACATCATTGGCCATTACATGAGCGAGCGTATCTTCACCGCGTTTGAAGGCACGGTGCATCCGAATTTCCCCGCCGACGAAGGCGACGTCAAATACCATCAAGGCGCGCTTGGTTCGCGTGAAGTCAAAGGCAAGGAATTGAAGATCACCTTGTCGCCAAACCCGAGCCATTTGGAATTCGTTGATCCTGTGGTGGAAGGCATGGCGCGCGCCAAACAGGACGCGATGCAAATTCCGCGCGAAGACGCCCGCGCCCATGTCTGGCCCGTGTTGATTCACGGCGACGCGGCCTTTGCCGGGCAGGGCATCGTCACCGAAACATTGAACCTGGCCGATTTGAAAGGGTATCGCACCGGCGGCACGATTCATTTCATCATCAACAACCAGATTGGCTTCACGACTTCGCCGACTTCCAGCCGTTCTTCGATTTATTCAACCGACATCGCCAAGATGACGCAACTGCCGATTTTCCACGTCAACGCCGACGATGTGGAGGCTGCCTGGCGCGTGCTGCAAATCGCGCTGGATTTCCGCCAGAAATTCCACAAAGACGTGGTCATTGATCTGGTCGGGTTCCGACGTCACGGCCACAACGAAGGCGATGAACCCAGCTACACTCAACCGCTGATGTACCAGCGAGTCAAAGAACATCCAGGCGTGCGCGAACTGTATACACAGCAATTGATTCGCGAAGGCGCGCTGACGCGCGAAGAAATTGACCAGATGATCGAAACTGTCTGGCGTAGTTATGAAACTGCGTTGGTTTCGGCCAAAGAGATTGTCGCGAAGAAAAAACCGATGACGGCTCCGCCGGAAATGAAACCGGATATGGACGGTTCGGCAGTGCTGGAAACCGGCGTCGCGCGCGAAGCGCTCGACGAAGTTTCCCGTTCAATGAGCGTCGTTCCGCAAGGATTCACGATCAATCCGAAAATGGTCAGCCAGATGTCGCGGCGCGCTCGTATGGGCAGCGGCGAAATTGCGGTTGATTGGGGTTTTGCCGAAGGGCTGGCATTCGGTTCGCTGTTGCTGGAAGGCACGTCAGTCCGTCTGTCCGGACAGGATTGCGGACGCGGCACATTCAGTCAACGCCACGCCATTCTGTACGACACGCGAACTGGCGAATCGTGGACGCCGCTGGAAACACTGGCTAAAAACACCGTGAAGTTTGAAGTTTTCGACAGCTCGCTGTCTGAAGCAGGCGTGCTTGGGTACGAGTATGGCTATTCCGTCGTTTCGCGCGATGGGTTGACGATGTGGGAAGCGCAATTCGGCGACTTCGCCAATGGCGCGCAGGTGCTGATTGACCAATTCATTTCGCCCAGCGAAGACAAATGGAAACAGACTTCGCGGTTGGTCATGTTGCTGCCGCACGGATACGAAGGCCAAGGGCCGGAACATTCCAGCGCGCGGCTTGAAAGATATTTGCAGCTTTGCGCCGAAGACAACATGCAGGTTTGTTACCCGACGACTCCGGCGCAGTATTTCCACTTGCTCCGTCGCCAGGTCAAACAGGAACTCAGAAAACCGCTGGCGGTGATGACCCCGAAAAGTTTGTTGCGATTGCCCGCGGCGGTTTCGACGCTCGAGCAATTCACCAGCGGAGGCTTTCATCCTGTCATCGGCGACGCCGTCAATCCGGCAAACGTCCAGCGCGTATTGTTGTGCAGTGGCAAGGTGTATTACGACCTGCTGGCCGAACACGAGAAAAACAACAGCGGCAAAATTGCCATTTTGCGGTTGGAACAGTTTTACCCCTTCCCATTGAGCTTGCTGCAACGCTGGTTGTCATCGTTCAGCCACGCAAAGCAATTGTTCTGGGTGCAGGAAGAGCCACAAAATATGGGCGGTTGGAACTTCATGCGACCGTGGCTGCAGGGTTTGCGTCGTACGGGCCAGGAACTGCGCTACGTTGGCCGCCTTGCCAGCGCCAGTCCTGCCACCGGTTCTTACGTGGTTCACCAATTGGAGCAACAAGCCTTGGTAAATGAGGCGTTGAGTTTGTAA
- the argS gene encoding arginine--tRNA ligase: MASSLTNEIKTNLIALVRDNFNLELDDVVSEIPPKTELGDLAFPLAFDLAKRIKASTGEKKNPREIATRLADGLKTVAGVARIEIAGPGYLNIFFDRAQTFTFLVKSDPTPDSQLPTPNSKLIVEHTSINPNKAAHIGHVRNSVLGDTTARILKATGETVEIHNYIDNTGVQVADVVVGFMRLENKSLDEIKAIAERTVTKREDSFDYYCWDLYSRVGQWYEEDKTRLAIRAQTLHEIEEGNNATAEIGEYISSKIVDCHLATMARLDISYDLLARESEILHLHFWAHAFEKLKASGAIVFETEGRNKGCWVMRAEEGRGDGGMGGQGEIPNPKSQISNSESEHDADKIIVRSNGTVTYTGKDIAYHLWKLGKLGLDFHYRLLCHDHHGCEVWITTGDDSQAVANHPPFGNGTAFLNVIDVGQSYPQANVKKGVMMIDHDERVARSAHLAYEKVTLTPAAAAELGMELSEADQQRQQIGMSGRKGLGVKADDLIDRLETKALAEVQSRNADLSEAQQQKIAHQIAVAALRYFLLKYTRTSIIAFDFEEALKFRGETGPYLQYSVRRLNNIFTELGRSADEVRKDFTQLSADNVAAQFSSEAGDVLWSLVYFASRLEEIVELSANTFEPTHVAKYAFQLADQFNTLYQDKRFHILKESDAKRKTVLLVAVDVVRQKLAQALSLLGIEVPEKM, encoded by the coding sequence ATGGCTTCATCGCTGACGAATGAAATCAAAACCAACTTGATCGCGCTCGTGCGCGACAATTTCAATCTGGAACTGGATGATGTTGTTTCCGAAATTCCGCCGAAAACCGAACTCGGGGATTTGGCGTTTCCGCTGGCCTTTGATCTGGCCAAACGCATCAAAGCTTCAACCGGCGAAAAGAAAAATCCGCGCGAAATCGCCACCAGGCTGGCCGATGGATTGAAAACAGTCGCTGGTGTCGCCCGCATCGAAATCGCCGGACCAGGTTACTTGAACATTTTCTTTGATCGAGCCCAAACCTTCACTTTTCTGGTGAAGAGTGATCCAACTCCCGACTCCCAACTCCCAACTCCCAACTCCAAGTTGATCGTCGAACACACTTCGATCAACCCGAACAAAGCCGCGCACATCGGCCACGTGCGCAATTCGGTGTTGGGCGACACGACAGCGCGTATTTTGAAAGCCACTGGCGAGACTGTCGAAATTCACAACTACATTGACAATACGGGCGTGCAGGTGGCGGACGTAGTTGTGGGCTTCATGCGCCTGGAAAACAAATCGCTCGATGAAATCAAAGCCATCGCCGAACGTACGGTCACAAAACGCGAAGACAGTTTTGATTATTACTGCTGGGATCTGTATTCGCGCGTCGGCCAGTGGTACGAGGAAGACAAAACCCGCCTGGCCATTCGCGCGCAAACCCTGCACGAAATCGAAGAAGGCAACAACGCCACGGCAGAAATCGGCGAATACATTTCGTCGAAAATTGTGGATTGTCATCTGGCGACAATGGCGCGGTTGGACATCAGCTACGATTTGCTGGCGCGCGAAAGCGAGATTCTGCATCTGCATTTCTGGGCGCACGCCTTTGAAAAACTGAAGGCGAGCGGCGCGATTGTGTTTGAAACCGAAGGACGGAATAAAGGTTGTTGGGTGATGCGCGCCGAAGAAGGACGGGGAGACGGAGGGATGGGGGGACAGGGGGAAATCCCAAATCCCAAATCTCAAATCTCAAATTCTGAAAGCGAACACGATGCGGACAAGATCATTGTGCGGTCGAATGGTACGGTAACGTACACCGGCAAAGACATCGCGTATCACCTGTGGAAACTGGGCAAGCTGGGACTGGATTTTCATTACCGCTTGCTCTGCCACGATCACCACGGATGCGAGGTTTGGATCACGACCGGTGACGACAGCCAAGCCGTCGCGAACCATCCGCCTTTCGGCAACGGAACGGCGTTTTTGAATGTGATTGATGTCGGCCAATCGTACCCGCAAGCAAACGTCAAAAAAGGCGTGATGATGATTGATCACGACGAACGTGTTGCGCGCAGTGCGCACCTCGCCTACGAAAAAGTCACGCTGACGCCTGCCGCTGCGGCGGAACTCGGCATGGAATTATCCGAAGCCGACCAGCAGCGCCAGCAAATCGGCATGTCAGGGCGCAAGGGGTTGGGCGTCAAAGCCGACGATTTGATTGACCGGTTGGAAACCAAAGCGCTGGCCGAAGTGCAATCGCGCAACGCGGATTTGTCCGAAGCGCAGCAGCAAAAAATCGCGCATCAGATTGCCGTCGCGGCGCTACGCTACTTCCTGCTGAAATACACGCGCACTTCGATCATCGCTTTTGATTTTGAAGAAGCGCTGAAGTTTCGCGGTGAAACTGGCCCGTACCTGCAATACTCCGTGCGCCGGTTGAACAATATCTTCACAGAGCTTGGCCGTTCTGCAGACGAAGTTCGCAAGGATTTCACGCAGTTATCCGCCGACAATGTCGCCGCGCAATTTTCCAGCGAAGCGGGCGATGTTTTGTGGTCGCTGGTCTATTTTGCTTCGCGGCTGGAGGAAATTGTCGAACTGTCGGCCAATACATTTGAACCGACGCACGTGGCCAAATATGCGTTTCAACTCGCTGATCAGTTCAACACCTTGTATCAGGACAAACGCTTTCACATCCTGAAAGAATCCGACGCAAAACGAAAAACCGTGCTGCTGGTTGCCGTGGATGTGGTGCGGCAAAAACTGGCGCAGGCGCTTTCCCTGCTCGGCATCGAAGTACCGGAAAAGATGTAA